Proteins encoded together in one Lachnospiraceae bacterium JLR.KK008 window:
- a CDS encoding type II toxin-antitoxin system PemK/MazF family toxin — MNEQTYHRGQIYYVYPRGYDYTGSEQGGGRPAIIVSNDVGNEYSSVVEVVFLTTREKKPLPTHVKIISSRQPSIALCEQIETVDKGRIGNYINEVSQAELKGIEKAILISLDIATNIRGSKALETWRRMMETWEDESAPEEATISSSEDAKEAEKGMEAAELPASKQTEENIDLEAAPEYIRMKTERDVYKEMYMNLLQMKAAM; from the coding sequence ATGAACGAACAGACGTATCACAGAGGTCAGATTTATTATGTGTATCCGAGAGGATACGATTACACCGGGAGCGAACAGGGCGGAGGCAGACCGGCAATCATTGTAAGTAATGATGTCGGGAATGAGTATTCCAGCGTGGTTGAAGTGGTGTTCCTCACCACAAGAGAGAAGAAACCGTTGCCTACCCATGTGAAGATTATTTCCTCCAGGCAGCCTTCCATCGCATTGTGCGAGCAGATAGAGACCGTTGACAAGGGAAGGATTGGGAACTACATAAACGAAGTCTCCCAGGCGGAGCTGAAGGGAATTGAGAAGGCAATTCTGATAAGCCTGGATATTGCAACGAACATCAGAGGAAGTAAGGCATTGGAAACCTGGCGAAGAATGATGGAGACCTGGGAGGATGAAAGCGCTCCGGAGGAAGCAACAATTTCATCAAGCGAAGATGCAAAAGAAGCTGAAAAAGGCATGGAGGCAGCCGAACTTCCTGCTTCCAAACAGACTGAGGAGAACATCGACCTGGAGGCGGCTCCGGAGTACATCCGGATGAAGACCGAAAGAGATGTCTATAAAGAAATGTATATGAATTTGCTGCAAATGAAAGCGGCGATGTAA
- a CDS encoding HNH endonuclease signature motif containing protein: MWKWPVEVVDWMRENTPGRTTKELTLLINQQGFDKKYGMIFTESIVKGAKSRFGFKSGTPTGNPKGYSSKYPDGMAEYVESIAKGKSTAELVEAVNRKYGAGTIGIRQMKAYKRNHGINTGLTGQFEPGHIPANKGKKMSPEQYEKCKATMFRKGNVPANHMEVGEYTHTTDGYLVRKVKEDGIQRERFEYVHRKVWEEHNGPIPEGKMVSFLDGDKDNCKIENLVLLDNSENLEMNRSNLRFSHAELTEAGVNIAKIKVAARRRKRN, from the coding sequence ATGTGGAAATGGCCAGTGGAAGTAGTTGACTGGATGCGTGAAAACACGCCCGGTCGGACCACCAAAGAATTGACGCTTCTTATCAATCAGCAAGGGTTCGACAAGAAATATGGCATGATATTCACAGAAAGCATTGTCAAAGGTGCAAAGAGCCGGTTTGGTTTTAAGAGTGGTACGCCTACTGGAAATCCGAAAGGATATTCTTCAAAATATCCGGATGGAATGGCTGAGTATGTTGAAAGTATTGCCAAAGGTAAAAGCACCGCAGAATTGGTGGAGGCGGTAAACCGGAAGTATGGGGCTGGAACAATCGGCATCCGGCAGATGAAAGCCTATAAGAGAAATCATGGTATCAATACCGGTCTTACAGGACAGTTTGAGCCGGGGCATATACCAGCCAATAAAGGAAAGAAAATGAGTCCAGAGCAGTATGAGAAATGCAAGGCTACAATGTTCAGAAAGGGGAATGTTCCTGCAAACCATATGGAAGTCGGAGAGTATACACATACGACAGACGGTTATCTTGTCCGGAAAGTAAAAGAGGATGGAATACAGAGGGAGAGATTCGAGTACGTTCACCGGAAAGTATGGGAGGAACACAACGGTCCAATCCCAGAAGGGAAGATGGTTAGCTTCCTGGATGGAGATAAAGATAATTGCAAGATTGAGAACCTTGTGCTGCTGGATAACAGCGAGAATTTAGAAATGAATAGAAGCAATCTGAGGTTTTCGCACGCAGAGTTGACAGAAGCCGGTGTAAATATCGCAAAAATAAAAGTTGCTGCCAGAAGAAGAAAAAGGAACTGA
- a CDS encoding phage tail tip lysozyme: protein MALKGKTVREQIWNYLKSKGLSNHGTAGLMGNLFAESGLNPKNLQNTSEKKLNHTDDSYTQAVDDGSYDNFVKDSAGYGLAQWTYWSRKEKLLNFVRSRKCSVGDLEAQLDFLVEELSESYGTVLAKLKSARSVKAASDAVLTGFEKPKDQSNAVKEKRAGYGQQYYDEFVSSKKEGGNSNMTEAQLRQKVVGVMQGWIGCKESNGSHKKIIDIYNAHKPLARSYAVKYTDAWCATGASAAAIVAELTDIIPTECGCNQMIELFKKMGAWQENDAYVPSPGDYIFYDWQDSGVGDNTGGADHVGVVEKVAGSTITVIECNINDACGRRNLKVNGRYIRGYGVPKYSKKATVPKGEDVNKSGTLKVGDVVNFTGSKQFTSSYSGATKKSAKPCQARVTAISAGKPHPYHLVALSGGKVYGWCDAGDIEGASGSSGSFKVGDNVSFTGDKHYTSSYAGASGKSAKPCKAKITAVNKNGKHPYHVVGDTVHGWVNTSDISK from the coding sequence ATGGCACTGAAAGGAAAGACGGTCCGGGAGCAGATATGGAACTATCTGAAATCCAAAGGACTGAGTAATCATGGCACAGCAGGACTTATGGGTAATCTGTTTGCGGAGTCCGGGCTGAACCCGAAGAACCTTCAGAACACTTCCGAAAAGAAGCTGAACCATACGGATGATTCCTACACCCAGGCGGTGGATGACGGTTCGTATGATAACTTCGTAAAGGACAGCGCTGGCTATGGATTGGCACAGTGGACCTACTGGTCCAGGAAGGAGAAGCTGCTCAATTTCGTGAGGTCACGAAAATGCTCTGTCGGCGATTTGGAGGCACAGCTTGATTTTCTTGTAGAGGAATTGAGTGAAAGCTATGGCACAGTCCTGGCGAAGCTGAAATCCGCAAGGTCAGTGAAGGCGGCATCCGATGCCGTTCTCACTGGCTTTGAGAAGCCGAAAGACCAGAGCAATGCCGTAAAGGAGAAGCGAGCCGGTTACGGCCAGCAGTATTATGACGAGTTTGTATCAAGCAAAAAAGAAGGAGGTAACAGCAATATGACCGAAGCACAGTTAAGACAGAAAGTAGTTGGAGTTATGCAGGGGTGGATCGGCTGCAAGGAGAGCAACGGCAGCCACAAGAAGATTATCGACATTTACAATGCACATAAGCCGTTGGCGAGAAGCTATGCAGTGAAGTATACCGATGCGTGGTGTGCCACTGGTGCATCCGCTGCGGCAATCGTTGCCGAACTGACGGACATCATTCCTACTGAGTGCGGATGCAATCAGATGATTGAGCTGTTCAAGAAGATGGGGGCGTGGCAGGAGAATGATGCCTACGTTCCGTCTCCTGGAGATTATATCTTCTATGACTGGCAGGACAGCGGTGTCGGAGACAATACCGGAGGTGCGGATCATGTCGGTGTTGTTGAGAAGGTTGCCGGAAGTACCATTACGGTGATTGAGTGCAATATCAACGATGCCTGCGGAAGGAGAAATCTGAAGGTGAACGGCAGATACATCAGAGGCTATGGCGTTCCGAAGTATTCCAAGAAAGCCACTGTACCGAAGGGCGAGGATGTAAACAAGTCCGGCACTCTGAAAGTCGGCGATGTTGTGAACTTCACCGGCAGCAAGCAGTTCACCAGTTCTTATTCCGGAGCAACGAAGAAGTCTGCGAAGCCTTGCCAGGCAAGGGTAACGGCGATCAGTGCAGGAAAGCCGCATCCGTATCACCTGGTTGCACTCAGCGGAGGCAAAGTGTACGGCTGGTGCGATGCCGGCGATATTGAAGGTGCATCCGGCTCCAGCGGTTCGTTCAAGGTAGGCGATAATGTTTCCTTCACCGGAGACAAGCACTATACCAGCAGCTATGCCGGGGCAAGCGGAAAGTCTGCGAAGCCTTGTAAGGCGAAGATTACCGCTGTGAATAAAAACGGCAAGCATCCGTATCATGTGGTGGGCGATACAGTGCATGGATGGGTAAACACTTCTGACATCAGCAAATAG
- a CDS encoding single-stranded DNA-binding protein: MNRVILMGRLTRDPEMRYAQNENGTAVARYTLAVDRRFKRDGEQDADFIGCVVFGKGAEFAEKYLAKGTKIVIIGRIQTGSYTDRETGKKVYTTDVIVEEQEFAESKAASQGNGGGYQNAGSNNSTSGDGFMNIPDGIDEELPFN; encoded by the coding sequence ATGAACAGAGTGATACTGATGGGAAGGCTGACAAGAGACCCGGAAATGAGGTATGCACAGAATGAGAACGGAACGGCGGTTGCCAGGTACACCCTGGCGGTGGACCGCCGGTTCAAGAGAGATGGGGAGCAGGATGCAGACTTCATCGGATGCGTGGTATTCGGAAAAGGTGCCGAGTTCGCTGAGAAGTATCTCGCCAAAGGAACTAAGATTGTGATTATCGGGCGTATTCAGACCGGCAGCTACACCGACAGAGAAACCGGGAAAAAGGTATACACAACCGATGTCATTGTAGAGGAGCAGGAGTTCGCTGAAAGTAAGGCTGCCAGTCAAGGCAATGGAGGCGGTTATCAGAACGCCGGAAGCAATAATTCCACATCGGGAGACGGTTTTATGAATATTCCGGACGGAATTGATGAAGAATTGCCGTTCAACTAG
- a CDS encoding DUF6320 domain-containing protein has translation MRYCEKCNVKLTGEITICPLCRGPLTGEADREGNAYPDIPLTRNPYWFLVRLLALATVAAGSVSLAVNVIFPERGWWSLVVIAGLLSGWLTVGIAFKKRRRPLKALLWQECIVSAIVFGWDYGTGYVGWSIDYVLPVLYTCMTFAMFVIARLTHLRVQDYLLYLLLNSLIGLIPAALLLAGVTRMIYPSVICTVVSVISLSALILFVGTALKDEFIRRMHL, from the coding sequence ATGCGGTACTGCGAGAAATGTAATGTGAAGCTGACGGGAGAAATCACGATCTGCCCGCTCTGCCGGGGGCCTTTGACCGGGGAGGCGGACCGGGAAGGCAACGCATATCCGGATATTCCGCTGACAAGAAATCCCTATTGGTTTCTTGTCCGTCTGCTTGCACTGGCGACGGTGGCAGCCGGTTCGGTCTCGCTTGCGGTCAATGTGATTTTTCCCGAGAGGGGATGGTGGTCGCTTGTGGTAATCGCCGGACTGCTCAGTGGCTGGCTGACGGTAGGGATTGCCTTTAAGAAGCGCAGGAGACCGCTGAAAGCCCTTCTCTGGCAGGAGTGCATCGTGTCGGCCATCGTATTTGGCTGGGATTACGGGACCGGCTATGTGGGCTGGTCCATCGACTATGTATTGCCGGTCTTATATACCTGTATGACATTTGCCATGTTTGTGATCGCGCGCCTGACACATCTGCGGGTGCAGGATTATCTGCTCTATCTTTTGCTGAACAGTCTGATCGGCCTGATACCGGCGGCGCTGCTCCTGGCAGGCGTTACCCGTATGATCTACCCTTCGGTGATCTGTACGGTCGTCAGCGTAATCTCTCTCTCAGCCCTGATCCTCTTTGTGGGAACGGCGCTGAAAGATGAGTTTATACGGAGGATGCACCTGTAG
- a CDS encoding alpha/beta hydrolase has translation MAINKFMQAVLSALSYPEIDIKKSYPIERELKRITARRGRKPELYRLWEHTVPCGDHEIPVRIFTPPGEERHPILIFFHGGGWVTGSIDSYDGVCSDMAAMTERVVVSVDYRLAPEHPFPAAPEDCYAVVREIFMDAGLMDTKQDEITLIGDSAGGNLAAAVSLMARDRGEFLPPRQILIYPATGNDHSEHSPYPSVVENGSGYLLTSKRVRDYMELYRASEEDLDNPYFAPLMAKDFSNQPDTLIVTAQYCPLRDEGEAYGEKLREAGNRVEIVRIADALHGYFALPARFEPVRRTYEVMNHFLKDGTGP, from the coding sequence ATGGCGATCAATAAATTTATGCAGGCGGTGCTCAGCGCCCTGTCTTATCCGGAGATAGACATCAAAAAAAGTTATCCGATCGAGCGGGAGCTGAAGCGGATCACCGCCAGACGTGGCAGGAAGCCAGAGCTTTACCGTCTGTGGGAACATACAGTGCCCTGTGGCGACCATGAGATCCCGGTGCGCATTTTCACACCGCCGGGAGAGGAGAGACATCCGATCCTCATTTTCTTCCACGGCGGCGGCTGGGTGACGGGGAGCATTGACAGTTATGACGGTGTATGCAGCGATATGGCGGCGATGACGGAGCGGGTCGTCGTCTCGGTCGATTACCGGCTGGCGCCGGAGCACCCGTTTCCCGCAGCGCCGGAGGATTGTTATGCGGTTGTGCGAGAGATCTTTATGGATGCGGGCCTGATGGACACGAAGCAGGACGAAATCACGCTGATCGGAGACAGCGCGGGCGGCAATCTGGCGGCGGCTGTCTCGTTGATGGCCCGTGACCGGGGAGAATTCCTGCCTCCCCGCCAGATCCTCATCTATCCGGCGACAGGGAATGACCATTCGGAGCATTCCCCTTACCCGTCTGTCGTGGAGAACGGCAGCGGTTATCTGCTCACTTCCAAACGGGTACGGGACTATATGGAGCTATACCGCGCCTCAGAAGAGGATCTCGATAACCCTTATTTCGCGCCGCTGATGGCGAAAGATTTTTCAAATCAGCCGGATACGCTTATCGTGACGGCGCAGTATTGTCCGCTGCGGGATGAGGGAGAGGCCTATGGTGAGAAACTGCGGGAGGCAGGAAACCGGGTGGAGATCGTGCGGATCGCCGATGCACTGCACGGTTATTTCGCGCTTCCCGCCAGATTTGAACCTGTTCGAAGGACATATGAAGTGATGAATCATTTTTTAAAGGATGGAACCGGACCATGA
- a CDS encoding ParB/RepB/Spo0J family partition protein: MSDIVFIGIEHIHPHPENPRKDLGDLTELVESVKKLGVMQNLTVIPQEGSPGEYTALIGHRRHAAAKLAGIAELPCIIKEGMSKKEQVSIMLEENMQRNDLTIYEQAQGFQMMLDLGETEESIAEKTGFSKTTIRRRLNIAKLDQKELRKKEQDDSFQLSLKDLYELEKVEDVKIRNKILKDAKDSREIVSMAQRAAAEAIRNKRFKKIAEMAKKAGIEKAPKEAESEMYSGKWDTVKEIDLDKEPPKKLSVKDDDKLYYLLYFRSVRIIRKHKNEKKELTPEEIAKKEKDKKKKQIKAIIKETDASRKEFIQNIIAGKIDAVKNEDEIREKIWRFLLEKYAYLSFNSMIGFFTEKEYYSCTEAEKAEAEKKLKGLSYTHSMLLALHNAAKDTELVDYKGCYKKDAGETLKHCYDVLKAYGWTFASEDAEKVLDGTHELYEKEAENG; the protein is encoded by the coding sequence ATGAGTGATATTGTATTTATAGGCATAGAGCATATCCATCCGCATCCGGAAAACCCCAGGAAAGACCTTGGGGATTTGACAGAGTTGGTGGAGTCGGTAAAAAAGTTGGGCGTGATGCAGAATTTGACCGTAATTCCCCAGGAAGGAAGCCCTGGAGAGTACACAGCCTTAATCGGGCACAGAAGACACGCTGCGGCGAAGCTGGCAGGAATTGCTGAATTGCCTTGTATCATCAAAGAGGGCATGAGCAAAAAAGAGCAGGTATCCATCATGCTCGAAGAAAATATGCAGAGGAATGACCTCACGATTTATGAGCAGGCACAAGGTTTTCAGATGATGCTCGACCTGGGAGAGACAGAGGAGTCCATTGCCGAAAAGACCGGCTTCAGCAAAACGACCATCCGGCGCCGGCTGAATATTGCGAAGCTGGATCAGAAGGAACTGAGGAAGAAAGAGCAGGATGACAGCTTCCAGCTATCGCTGAAAGATTTGTATGAACTGGAGAAGGTTGAGGATGTCAAGATCAGGAATAAGATTTTGAAGGATGCCAAGGACTCCAGGGAGATTGTCTCGATGGCACAGAGAGCCGCTGCTGAAGCGATACGGAATAAGCGGTTTAAGAAGATTGCTGAGATGGCGAAAAAGGCTGGTATCGAAAAAGCACCGAAGGAAGCTGAGAGTGAGATGTACTCCGGGAAGTGGGATACTGTAAAGGAGATTGACCTGGATAAAGAGCCTCCGAAGAAACTTTCTGTGAAGGATGATGACAAGCTGTATTATCTTCTGTACTTTCGTTCTGTCCGTATCATCAGAAAGCACAAGAATGAGAAGAAGGAACTGACTCCGGAGGAGATTGCCAAGAAGGAGAAAGATAAGAAAAAGAAGCAGATTAAGGCGATTATCAAGGAGACAGATGCCAGCCGCAAAGAGTTCATTCAGAATATTATCGCAGGCAAGATTGATGCTGTGAAGAATGAGGATGAGATAAGGGAAAAGATATGGCGGTTCCTTCTTGAAAAGTATGCGTATCTGTCATTCAACAGTATGATCGGTTTCTTTACAGAGAAAGAGTATTACAGCTGCACAGAGGCGGAGAAGGCTGAAGCCGAGAAAAAACTGAAAGGACTGAGCTACACGCACTCGATGCTCCTGGCACTCCATAATGCGGCAAAGGATACGGAGCTTGTCGATTATAAAGGTTGTTACAAGAAAGATGCCGGAGAAACACTGAAGCACTGCTATGATGTGCTGAAGGCGTATGGTTGGACTTTTGCCAGCGAAGATGCCGAAAAGGTACTGGACGGAACGCACGAACTGTATGAGAAGGAGGCAGAGAATGGATAA